ttttgaaatctgacatgccaggtggattaacaagctaagctgtgttttgctatattgcacttgtgatttaatgaaaattttatttagtaatttaatttgaatttggcgctctgcaattgagcggatgttgacgaaaattatcccgctaacgggatgggtgcgccaagaagttaaaATGCATCCTTCCTTACTTGAATCACTGATCAATTTGCGATTGGATAAATTAAACGTTTCCAATGCCAACAAGAGCCTGGGGACTGTAGCCTGGTGAAACCAGACTGAAAGCTACAGGTACCGTTGTTCAACAAACAGGGGAAAGGTCTGGATTTGTTGCTAACCGTAACCTCTTATTGGATTGAAGGGCCTGTTCAGGCTGTCTCCCATGCTTCCCCTCACATCCATCTGTAATCATAACAAGACATGGTCAGAGGTGGGACACAAAGTCAAATCAGAGACTGTTGGAAGGGCTGATCCATCTGTATTGTGGTGAttaggtggcggcatgcacatTACATTTGCACGAATAGCAATATAATTTCaacaagaaaaaaaaaacatcctcccactgtcaactgcgtttattttcagcaaacttaacatgtgtaaatatttgtatgaacataagattcaacaacggacataaattgaacaagttccacagacatgtgactaacaaatggaataatgtgtccctgttagtgtcttaatgaccgttccacgggtgcatgttcattaattgaacaagcatgggaaaccgtctttaaaccctttacaatgaagatctgtgaagttatttggatttttaagaattatctttgaaagacagggtcctgaaaaaagggactttactttttttgctgaatttagtAGAGAAGGAGAAGACATGACTCTCTACAAAGTGACAAATGTCATGCTAACTAAATGGTACAGATAAGGACAACTCACTGGCTAGATGAAGACCAGCATGTTCAGCGGCTCTCCTGGCTAGAGAGGACTTCTGCCACTGTGACGAAAACATGTAAACACTAAAAAAAATTGCATCTGTAGAAAGCACTATTATAAGTATACCTCAGTAGCCTAACGAGGAAAACACAAGGATAGGTAAAAGCTGAAAGGAAAACATCTATGAGGAATCCATccagttttttcccctcatcagtaCAGATGAAGAAAATTGCAGGAATAGACTATGGAGATGCTACTACACCCATAGAAAAACTATTCAGTCAATCAATGTAGGTACTCACAATGAACTTCAGGACTCCTTGGAGGCTGGGGAATCTGAGGTAGGAGATGTATCCCTTGTCTTTGCCGCTGTCCAGGTCAGTGGTGTAGATCTGCTTGATCCCAGCTCCTCGGATCAGAGGGACACACTCATCACACGGACACTTAGTCACAAACAGCATGGTGTTCTCCTCCTCGCGGATCTCGTCACTCCTAGAAACGACAGTCAATCACATGTATTTACGTCATAAATCCTCATGCCCAGCTAATAATTCCTGCCCCCTGGTCCGACTTCTCGGACGTACCTCCTTGCTTCCTCTCCTtgcatcctctcctctctgccatctCCGCTGACCTGTAAGGACTGGACAGGTCGAGAGCAAATATACCCATGTACACATTCCACTTTATTTCCTTCAtgtacagatgtagaatcttaatttctGCAATGCAAGAAATGTAAAATGTGTAAGTGTAtttaaggtttaaaaaggcttctgaagtttgccaattccattttaaaaaatgtcaataccttacgaaaaatgtatcaaaacttacaaaaatgtccattaattataatccacatttcctgttgctgcaattAAGCTCCTACATCCGTACCCTGTTCTCTCATATCAGTGGAGATGAAGGGTGGATATAAGGAGAGGAAGTCACTTAGGAGTATTGAGATGGAGCCCatgtcttccctctcctcctgacCTGAAGGTGAGTGCGTTCTGCTCAGTGTGGATGATGTAGCGGTACTTCCTCCTCTGGCGGTCCTGCTGTTTGGTGTCCATCTGGGGGTACTGTCCGTACTCTGAGCCCACTGGGTAGGCGTTGTACCCACAACCCACCAGGTACAGTCGCCCCGTGCCATCACAACCACCCTAAAACAGATGAGCACAGAACACAGGGAATGTGTTATTCATTATTCACATTGAAATCTTTGTTACCAGCCTTTCCACTTTATTTTTGCCATTATATTACAGAGAAAAAAATACAGAATATTAATGCATAGTTATGAGCTTAGAAAATACAATAATGGTTTACTCACCGATTTCCCTTCTGCCCAAATGACAGCACCAACCCCAACCTTAGGGTCCTCTGGAATAGCAACAAACAAGTAACAGTCAGACACGTTCCATCTGTTTAAACCTTCAGACAGGTTGAACCACCCATCGCAGCTTGTCCTGTTAGCCTTAAAACATGAACATATAATTCAAAAAATAAAATGTTCATTTCTTGAGTGATCGGCTGACCAACCAATCAGAGAACTACTTTTCATAGCTGCTGTCGCTAACCACTAATGAAACTAGAATGTCTTTTGGGATACTTTCTGTTCATCGGACACCCGATACACCACCCCCCCCCAGGGCAACACATCTCTCCAACAAATGTGCAGTCAAACATGGGACGTTATGTCATAACAATAGTCTCGTCATAACAATAGTCTTCTCTcctgcatttttttttttattacttgGAACTCCTTTATGTGATTCCCCACAAAATGTGGTGACATGTCACCTTTAAAAAATGAGTTCCTAGTTTGAATGAGTAATCTGGCTAATATATAGACTACTCAACAGATATTTCAGATACCTGTTCTGTAGGCCAACAGTCTGGCCTGTACGATGCAGTGTCTGGCAATCTCCTGGGACACTCCCTGAGGCTGGGGCTGCTCAGAGGTTGTAGGCTGGGAGTCCTTCTTGTAGAATCCATGCTGGAGAAGAGGCACACTAGCAGCTACTGAGGCCAACCAGCTCCCTCATGTTCTGACGCAGGTTGGAGAAGTACGGCTCCGTGCAGAAGTTCTCCAGACCTGTAGCAAGACAGTGTCAAATCCTCATCTATAAACAGTATGTTTACCATTCATTTAACAGGATCTACACAACAGATGGCGTGGCACATGGCCTCTTGAGCAAAGGAGATCCTCAAACCTACCCATCTTGAGTTAGCCAATATAGCCCAAATACAGCTAGCCGGTGAACAAAAGCTAGCTAACAAGTATGGTTGAATGATTGTACTACGGACCTATTTGGGTGAGAATGTCACGGTGGCACTGTTCGTGTGACATTAGGAACTCTTTGGAGAAAGTGTCCAGGTTCCGTCTCCTCTGCTTCCTGTAGAAGTTCCCAGTGTCCAATTCGGGGTCGTCCCCCGACACCCTCTCCATGAAGTCCCACCCCCTGGAGGTCTCCTCCACAAACTGCTGCAGGCCAGGGGTCACAGGCTGCACCACCACACTGATGTGGGGCCGGCTGTTGGACTTCAGATTCTCGGACGCAATGGCGTCCCGCATGGCCTCCTGGGAAATGGAGTCCGTCCCATTAGGCCTGACCGCTAGCAGACCCATCTCAGGGTCACCAGGCCAGAAGGAGATGCGGCTCACCCCAGCTGGAGATGACAGGCAAGAGACAAGACTTTACAAGTGATCTCTCTGTGtgatatatatctctatctcctcACCATTGATAAGCATCTTGAGGCAGGTAGCGCAGGGTCTCCTAGAGAAGTAGAGGTCTGAGGCAGCCAGCCTGGGCCCGTGTCTGATCACAGCTACCTGCCCCACGTGGAGCTCTGGACCGGAGCAGTGGAGACCCACCACCCTCTGGTCCCGAACCACCACCAGGCCTGTACCCCGCGtctgacacacagaaacagacaggagaTAAGGGAGAAAAGTGATGATGCATATCATATAATTGATGATGCTCAATATGGTAATTTATTGCATGTTATCTATAAAAATCTAATTAAAAAATTGACACATACAcctgataggtgcagtgaaatgtgttgttctacagggtcagccatagtagtacagcgcCCCTGGAGAaaattaggattaagtgccttgctcaagggcacatcaacagattatTCACCTTGTTGGCTCAGGTATTCAAACTCGCGACCTtggggttactggcccaacgttctaacaACAATATGTAATGGCCGCTACACAGTGCCAtcggaaagtattaagaccccttgactttttccacatcacagccttattctaaaatagttttttaaataaatgttcttaatcaatctacacacaataccccatgaagataaagcaaaagcaggtttttagaaatgtttgcaaatgtattaaaaataaaaaactgaaatatcacatttacataagttttcagacctttgtagaagcacctttgacagcaattacagcctcaggtattcttgggtatgacgctacaagcttggcacacctgtatttggggagtttctcacattcttctctgcagatcaactgttcaccgtagggatggtgccaggtttcaaccagacgtgatgctttgcattcaggccaaataattcagtcttggttttatcagaccagaaaatcttgtttctcatggtctgagagtcctttaggtgcctttcggcaaactccaagtgggctgtcatgtgccttttactgaggaatggcttccgcctggccactctaccataaaggcatgattgatggagtgctgatGAGATGGTGAtgagatgcttgtccttctggaaggttctcccatctccacagaggaactctggagctctgccagagtgaccatcgggttcttgatcacctccctggcCAATGCCCTTATACcccaattgttcagtttggctgagcggccagctctaggaagattcttggtgaTTCCCAActtctcccatttaagaatggggcggcaggttagagcgttggactagtaaccgaaaggtcacaaGATCGAatccagctgacaaggtaaaaaaaatatataattctgcccctgaacaaggcagttaacccactgttcctaggccatcattgagaataagaatttgttcttaactgacttgcctagttaaataaaggtaatatatatatatattaaagaatgatggaggccactgtgttcttggggacctttaatgctgcagaaatgttttggtacccttccacagatctgtgcctcgacacaatcctgtctctgagctctatggacaattcctttgacctcatgtcttggtttttgctctgacatgcacggtcaactgtgggaccttatatagacaggtgtgtacttttccaaatcatgtccaatcaattgaatttaccacaggtagattccaatcaagttgtagaaacatctcaaggatgatcaatggaaacaggatgcacctgagctcaatttcaagtctcatagcaaagggtctgaatacttatgtaaatcaggcatgtttttaattttttttaaatacatttgcaaatattcttagcctgttttcactttgttattatggggtattgtgtgtagattgatgaggggaaaggctgtaacaacaaaatgtggaaagggggAAGGGGTCTAAATatattctgaatgcactgtgggTCAAACTTACAAAGTCATTCTGGTTTATGTCTTCTGGTACCTCCTTGGGGAAAAGTTCCATCCATAAACTCAGCAGGGTGAAGAGGTTAAACTTGGACAGCCTGGGTCCATGACCTAAAAACACACCATAGAAAAACAGGATTACAAACAGGGAAGGCAAGTGAGTTTTTTGTCCACTAGATCTTTGCTGCTCCCAAGTGATAACACATTGAGCACAAATAAATTATTTAGGTTAAAGCAAACGTTGGGCAGACATTTGCTTCCTCTTCCCATTGCAACTCTGGAGCACTGACATAGAATGTGAAACTGTTGGCCAGTACATTTCTCTTCAAAACATTTACGTTACTCTGGCATTCATAGGGGAGAACAACCAAACGGATGCTTGATCCAGCAACACTACTATTACAGAGCAAGCCCAGCTTACCTGTCCGGTGCCATAATGCTCAAGAACTTTTTGCAGAACCAGTCACATGATCCTTGGAACGTCACTACCCCGAAACCGATGCCATTTAAgtttcaacttcaatggggtgacaaaattgttacaaaaaaaaaaaataggacCGGTTGTATTTATTTATGGGCTCTATTTCTATTTAATGGTTTTGATGATTAATTTCAGAAATTCTGACATAGATAAAGATGTAGTATATTTAATTCAACTGCTAATAATACTAGGTAAATTTCATATTCACAAATGGTCTAGTTCAAAACCTAACTTTTTTCACTTTATAAATTAGTTTAAACAACATGCCACTACTTTAACTAAAATGAAAAACAATATGATTTGTTTGTTTAGGATTCCTGGCAATGTAAATAGTTTGTTTGTATGCTTGTTTGCATGTGACTATTCCTCTTTTGTTTGTTGGTATTtgttaattaaaataaaaacatcttGAATGGGGTGACGTCAGACAGTTGATGATCACGTTTGAACGTTTCTCGACAGTTACTAGGTAGGTTACAGACGTGTGGGTTCAAACTAATAAAAGCCTAGACGGTGACACAATTACGTCTTTATTTTTAGTATGCTTCAAAGCTCATTATTCCGTGTGAGTAGCAATATTAGATCGAACAGTAAAAACATTCGCAGGATTCTCTGTCAAGCTGTCAACGCAGTAGTCTCACCTTGTACTTTGGTGTCCGTTTGTGTGCTGGCTTCCCTTACATCGCGATATCCTTTACAGTTGCATGAAGCGGCACAGGTTGGTTTCAAATATTGGTTCGACTGTACAGTATCCGTCGTTGCCATTCAATTAATTGAATGTAAAATGTAGCAAACGTCACCAGTCAAGGCAAATACGTATGATGAATTGATGCTGTAGGTTTCTGAACAGCGAAGCTTGGCTTCTTCCTATATCTTCTGACGTAGAACAAATAGGCGGAGCTTGTCTTTCACCCAACACCCAGAACTGTCAAACGCAGTGTTTGTTATAAATGTTCTGCATTcttggtttacatttacatttaagccatttagcagacgctcttatccagagcgacttacaaattggttcattcaccttatgacatccagtggaacagtcactttacaatagtgcatctaaatcttaaaagggggggggggggtgagagggtttACTTATCCTattctaggtattccttaaagaggtggggtttcaggtgtctccggaaggtggtgtctccggaaggtggttgCAATTAAAAAACAATTGTCAGATTATATCTGCATTCCATTATGTCATTTCATTCATGATGTGATAatcttaagcaataaggcccgtggaggcgtggtatatggccaatataccatggctaagggctgttcttaggcacaacgaaatgcctggacacagcccttagccgtggtacattggccatacatcacaaacccctgagattccttattgctattataaactggttaccaacgtaattaaagcagtaaaaataaatgttttgtcatacccgtggaaTAGGGtatgatataccatggctgtcagccaatcagcattcagggcttgaccCTCCCAGTTTATAATAAAGAATGGTGTTCATTAGGCTACTGTCTCTAGGATGTAAATGATTAAAGAATGTATGTGATGGCCTCTAGATGGCAGCATAAGGACATGTTTGTAATTATCTGTCATTGCTCATATGAATGTTCAAATCAAAAATATATGAAGTCATTTCTAATGCATCATCCAGCATTGTATACAATAATGTAGTGGTTGCATCTCATAACTTGCAGGTCAATAAACATGTTGAATTGTGGCACCAATAGCAACTGTTTCCATCCTAATTAATTGTAAATAttacaaaataaatgtaatttgAAAAATAAACATAAGCAACAAATTATTTCTGAAAAAATAATCTAAGAATACAAAGCGTTGAATTTCAATTTCAGTACAAACACTCGCTTCAAAGTAAATTAGAATGTAGTAATGAACGTTAAACCATTAAAACAATATTCAAAGCAGCAGAATGATTGGAAATGCTTGGGTGGAGGGGGGGTAATCTCAACCAAAGGAATGTAATAAGTAATAGTACAAAATGTAGATGATATCTATTTTTGTAAGAATAAAAAAGTTCACACAGAGTAACAAGTTGTATATGGTCCAAATGTGTTGTTTTCTGTCTGGTAAAAGACCTGAAGAGTTGAAAACCAACTTCCTGCTCATTGTTGCATTGCATCACCATGTTCATCTCAAGTCTCGAGAATGAACGTGCCTGAATGAATAAATGACAAGCTCTGCTCTACTTGTCAGTACACAGCATATTACAAGTCATATTGAAACTGTCATTTTCTCAAAACATCCACAGGCTCTGAACCATAAACCCTGTCAAATATATTTCTGACCAGCTACATCAAACCCTTCAACAGTAGAGCAAAGTACACAACTTtgatgcaaaaaaatatataataaaaatcTGCAAATCGGGGGAGGGGGGGTTGGACTGCCAATCACCTGCCACCAGACATTGTCAGGCATGTAACAGTGTCCATCTAAAGCTAGATCTATGGTCCTCCAATTAAACTGATGCTAAATGAGCAGTCTGATGCCGTTTAGCAGGTTTGTAAACATGCAGTGACAGACAATGAACTTTGATGTCACTGTTTTGACTGGTAAAGGAACTTCCTCCCCACAGTGCCACCTGTCCGCGTGGAATATTAGGTGCACAGGCAGGGACTGGCTTTGGCTTCTTTGGCTGTGTAACTGGAGGTGAGCCATAGTCACCAGATGAACACGCCAGACATTGTCTCAATGGATGGCAATTTAGAGATCCGGTTCAAGCTAGCCATTTCCATGTTCATACCATTTCTTTCTTTGTCCTTTCTACCATGGCCAAGTAGTGTCAAGCCAAACCAGTTCATGCCAGCCCTTTCCTCGTCCTTCCTTCGGGGCTGGTTAGTGGTCAGTCAGTTTTTGAAGGCCCCACAGCGGCTGGCTCTGCAGATGAACTCTTTGAGCATGTTGCCATCGATCTGCCAGAAGGCTGCAGTCTGGGTCACCGCTGTCAGGTGGTTCACACAGAACTTGAAGCAGAACTCCTCCAGGTCCTACAGGGAAGCGATCACATCCAGTCAGTCACAGTATGAACACGGGTACAGTATACAGCAGGTCAACAACAAGCGTCCCAAAACCGGCCCCCCAAGTGATGTTTTTGGGCCCCCCTTAGTTTTGGGTCAGAAAAAACTAAAGTCACCAGGAATTCAggaaaaaaaaacagttta
Above is a genomic segment from Oncorhynchus gorbuscha isolate QuinsamMale2020 ecotype Even-year linkage group LG23, OgorEven_v1.0, whole genome shotgun sequence containing:
- the LOC124011074 gene encoding LOW QUALITY PROTEIN: cytidine and dCMP deaminase domain-containing protein 1-like (The sequence of the model RefSeq protein was modified relative to this genomic sequence to represent the inferred CDS: inserted 2 bases in 1 codon) gives rise to the protein MATTDTVQSNQYLKPTCAASCNCKGYRDVREASTQTDTKVQGHGPRLSKFNLFTLLSLWMELFPKEVPEDINQNDFTRGTGLVVVRDQRVVGLHCSGPELHVGQVAVIRHGPRLAASDLYFSRRPCATCLKMLINAGVSRISFWPGDPEMGLLAVRPNGTDSISQEAMRDAIASENLKSNSRPHISVVVQPVTPGLQQFVEETSRGWDFMERVSGDDPELDTGNFYRKQRRRNLDTFSKEFLMSHEQCHRDILTQIGLENFCTEPYFSNLRQNMRELXLASVAASVPLLQHGFYKKDSQPTTSEQPQPQGVSQEIARHCIVQARLLAYRTEDPKVGVGAVIWAEGKSGGCDGTGRLYLVGCGYNAYPVGSEYGQYPQMDTKQQDRQRRKYRYIIHTEQNALTFRSDEIREEENTMLFVTKCPCDECVPLIRGAGIKQIYTTDLDSGKDKGYISYLRFPSLQGVLKFIWQKSSLARRAAEHAGLHLANGCEGKHGRQPEQALQSNKRLRLATNPDLSPVC